From Actinopolyspora lacussalsi, a single genomic window includes:
- a CDS encoding sporulation-control protein (product_source=KO:K06377; cog=COG4326; ko=KO:K06377; pfam=PF07070) produces the protein MFKRMLQAVGIGGPSVDTVLQGEACQPGGQVAGEVRIGGASGTAEIQRIDLILVAEVETSDDRKGAMEFQRHTVSGEFTLEAEQYSTIPFELPLPWELPITALRGQPLHGMRLGVRTEVAVAKAVDTGDMDPLHVEPLPSQQPVIEALLNMGAPLKSADVEHGALHGIAQQYPFYQEIEFFAPPQFAGGINEIELTFVARPDSLDVVLEADKRGGLFTSGGDVLGRIHRSHEEALHTDWTSEIQNWLQAVSRSSGGFFGGGHGHHGHGSKHSGSGLGGAVAGGVAGAAAGVLGGMMLGEMLEGEDEEGEDEEG, from the coding sequence GTGTTCAAACGCATGTTGCAGGCAGTGGGAATCGGTGGCCCCTCGGTGGACACAGTGCTGCAGGGGGAGGCTTGCCAACCGGGCGGTCAGGTCGCGGGGGAGGTCCGCATCGGAGGAGCGAGCGGGACCGCCGAGATCCAGCGGATCGACCTGATCCTGGTGGCCGAGGTGGAAACCTCCGACGACCGCAAAGGGGCGATGGAGTTCCAGCGTCACACGGTGAGCGGGGAGTTCACGCTGGAGGCCGAGCAGTACTCCACGATTCCGTTCGAACTGCCGCTGCCGTGGGAACTACCGATCACGGCACTGCGCGGCCAGCCACTGCACGGCATGCGGCTCGGCGTCCGCACCGAGGTCGCGGTGGCCAAGGCGGTGGACACCGGCGACATGGACCCGCTGCACGTCGAACCACTGCCGTCACAGCAGCCGGTGATCGAGGCACTGCTGAACATGGGCGCACCGCTGAAAAGCGCCGATGTCGAGCACGGAGCGCTGCACGGCATCGCACAGCAGTACCCCTTCTACCAGGAGATCGAGTTCTTCGCGCCGCCGCAGTTCGCGGGCGGTATCAACGAGATCGAGCTGACCTTCGTGGCGCGTCCCGACAGCTTGGACGTGGTGCTGGAGGCGGACAAGCGGGGTGGCCTGTTCACGTCCGGTGGCGACGTGCTGGGGCGCATCCACCGTAGCCATGAGGAAGCGCTGCACACCGACTGGACCTCCGAGATCCAGAACTGGTTGCAGGCGGTGTCGCGGTCCTCGGGCGGCTTCTTCGGCGGTGGGCACGGTCACCACGGTCACGGTTCGAAGCACTCCGGTTCCGGCCTGGGCGGTGCGGTCGCCGGTGGAGTGGCGGGCGCCGCGGCAGGCGTTCTCGGCGGCATGATGCTCGGCGAGATGCTGGAGGGCGAAGACGAGGAGGGGGAAGACGAGGAAGGCTGA
- a CDS encoding ring-1,2-phenylacetyl-CoA epoxidase subunit PaaE (product_source=KO:K02613; cath_funfam=2.40.30.10,3.10.20.30,3.40.50.80; cog=COG1018; ko=KO:K02613; pfam=PF00111,PF00175,PF00970; superfamily=52343,54292,63380; tigrfam=TIGR02160) — MSTPTATAPRRRADNSFHTLRVAEVERLCDDAVAVTLDVPSELAAEFDFLPGQSLTLRRCEDDGEHRRSYSICSARGTPPRIGVRLVPEGLFSGWLTGGLEVGDEIEVMPPTGRFTPDLTVGGRHVLIAAGSGITPVLSIAATLLAETDSAVTVIYGNRRSDTVMFADELADLKDRHPSRFELVHVLSREPRESELVSGRLDAERLRGLLGTLVPLDGSEQWWLCGPYGMVEDAGAVLAELGVPGERVHRELFYVDDVPPEPVRHEEGDYEGEVSRGRVTLDGRTTEVALPTDTPVLDAAQRVRSDLPFACKGGVCGTCRARITEGQVRMRRNFALEDSEVESGFVLTCQSIPVTEEVAVDYDV; from the coding sequence GTGTCCACCCCGACGGCTACCGCGCCGAGGCGCCGCGCGGACAACTCCTTCCACACCCTCCGGGTGGCCGAGGTCGAGCGGCTGTGCGACGACGCGGTCGCGGTGACTCTCGACGTCCCCTCGGAGCTGGCCGCCGAGTTCGACTTCCTGCCCGGCCAGTCGCTGACCCTGCGGCGGTGCGAGGACGACGGTGAGCACCGGCGTTCCTACTCGATCTGTTCCGCGCGGGGAACCCCGCCCCGCATCGGAGTGCGGCTGGTGCCGGAGGGGTTGTTCTCCGGGTGGTTGACCGGGGGGCTCGAGGTCGGTGACGAGATCGAGGTGATGCCGCCCACCGGACGGTTCACCCCGGATCTGACGGTCGGGGGCAGGCACGTGCTGATCGCGGCTGGGTCGGGGATCACCCCGGTGCTGTCCATCGCGGCCACGCTGCTGGCCGAGACGGATTCGGCGGTCACGGTGATCTACGGCAACCGGCGCAGCGACACCGTGATGTTCGCCGACGAGCTCGCCGACCTCAAGGATCGTCATCCGAGCCGCTTCGAACTGGTGCACGTGCTCTCCAGGGAACCCCGCGAGTCCGAACTCGTCAGCGGGCGGTTGGACGCCGAGCGGCTGCGCGGCCTGCTGGGTACGCTGGTGCCGCTCGACGGTTCGGAACAGTGGTGGTTGTGCGGCCCGTACGGCATGGTCGAGGACGCCGGGGCGGTGCTGGCCGAACTCGGTGTGCCGGGTGAGCGGGTGCACCGCGAGCTGTTCTACGTCGACGACGTTCCTCCCGAGCCGGTGCGGCACGAGGAGGGCGACTACGAGGGCGAGGTGAGCCGGGGACGGGTGACGCTGGACGGTCGCACCACCGAGGTCGCGCTGCCCACCGACACCCCGGTGCTCGACGCGGCCCAGCGGGTTCGTTCGGATCTGCCGTTCGCCTGCAAGGGCGGGGTCTGCGGCACCTGCCGTGCCAGGATCACCGAGGGACAGGTGCGGATGCGCCGCAATTTCGCGCTGGAGGACTCCGAGGTGGAGTCCGGGTTCGTGCTCACCTGCCAGTCGATCCCGGTCACCGAGGAGGTCGCGGTGGACTACGACGTCTGA
- a CDS encoding ring-1,2-phenylacetyl-CoA epoxidase subunit PaaD (product_source=KO:K02612; cath_funfam=3.30.300.130; cog=COG2151; ko=KO:K02612; pfam=PF01883; superfamily=117916,63393; tigrfam=TIGR02159) — protein MVTRTERDRTVAAEVAESVTDPELPMLTLADLGVLREVTVTGTGGVVVTITPTYSGCPALTEMRTDLHRGLTEAGYTDVRIRTELSPPWSSSWITERGRRRLAEHGIHPPDERAGEWAPGNGGDGPVPLTLEPPRREIRCPRCDSTATERTSEFSATACKALYRCLDCREPFEYFKEI, from the coding sequence ATGGTGACCCGTACCGAACGCGATCGGACCGTGGCCGCCGAGGTCGCGGAGTCGGTGACCGATCCGGAACTCCCCATGCTCACCCTCGCCGACCTCGGGGTGCTGCGCGAGGTGACCGTCACCGGTACCGGCGGCGTGGTCGTCACGATCACGCCCACCTACTCCGGCTGCCCGGCGCTGACCGAGATGCGTACCGATCTGCACCGCGGGCTGACCGAGGCGGGCTACACCGACGTGCGGATCCGCACCGAGCTCTCCCCGCCGTGGAGCAGTTCGTGGATCACCGAGCGCGGCAGGCGCAGACTCGCCGAACACGGCATACACCCACCTGACGAGCGGGCCGGTGAGTGGGCCCCCGGAAACGGTGGTGACGGCCCGGTCCCGCTGACCCTGGAACCGCCGCGCCGGGAGATCCGCTGCCCGCGGTGCGATTCCACCGCCACCGAACGGACCTCCGAGTTCAGCGCCACCGCGTGCAAGGCGTTGTATCGCTGCCTGGACTGCCGGGAGCCCTTCGAGTACTTCAAGGAGATCTGA
- a CDS encoding ring-1,2-phenylacetyl-CoA epoxidase subunit PaaC (product_source=KO:K02611; cog=COG3396; ko=KO:K02611; pfam=PF05138; superfamily=47240; tigrfam=TIGR02158) has protein sequence MSFDNAYEAIAETHPEGDARWAFGTGFDDPLSGVDTTVPAGVDTADLAAYCLMLGDDALILSQRLTEWVTCAHELEDEVALANIALDLLGQARMLLSRAGSVEGLGRDEDTLAYFRSEPEFRNVRLVELPGGDFGRTIAALLVLSTWRLALLNRLVASADPVLSAIAAKAVKEVTYHREYAARWAVRLGDGTDYSAERLRNGFADVLPLVDELFTGHAVERRLAAAGVAVDSTELREEFDGVLAQVVEQALLRLPEVNRVGSVGGLAGRDGVHTEHFGYLLAEMQSLARADPEATW, from the coding sequence ATGTCGTTCGACAACGCCTACGAGGCAATCGCCGAGACACATCCCGAGGGGGACGCGCGCTGGGCGTTCGGCACCGGATTCGACGATCCGCTGTCCGGAGTGGACACAACGGTGCCCGCCGGTGTCGACACCGCCGACCTCGCGGCCTACTGCCTGATGCTCGGCGACGACGCGCTGATCCTCTCGCAACGGCTCACCGAGTGGGTGACGTGCGCTCACGAGCTGGAGGACGAGGTGGCGCTGGCCAACATCGCCCTGGACCTGCTCGGGCAGGCGAGGATGCTGCTCTCCCGCGCGGGTTCGGTCGAGGGCCTCGGCCGTGACGAGGACACGCTGGCCTACTTCCGGTCCGAACCGGAGTTCCGCAACGTGCGGCTGGTCGAGCTGCCCGGCGGTGACTTCGGCAGGACCATCGCCGCGCTGCTGGTGTTGTCCACCTGGCGGTTGGCGCTGCTCAACCGGCTGGTCGCCTCGGCGGATCCGGTGCTCTCCGCGATCGCCGCGAAAGCGGTCAAGGAGGTCACCTACCACCGCGAGTACGCCGCACGCTGGGCCGTCCGGCTCGGTGACGGCACCGACTACTCCGCCGAGCGGCTGCGGAACGGGTTCGCCGACGTGCTGCCACTGGTCGACGAACTGTTCACCGGGCACGCCGTGGAGCGGCGACTGGCCGCGGCGGGAGTGGCCGTGGACAGCACCGAGCTGCGGGAGGAGTTCGACGGCGTGTTGGCCCAGGTCGTCGAGCAGGCGCTGCTGCGGCTGCCCGAGGTGAACCGGGTGGGCTCGGTCGGTGGCCTCGCGGGCCGCGACGGCGTCCACACCGAACACTTCGGCTACCTGCTCGCGGAGATGCAGAGCCTGGCGCGCGCTGATCCGGAGGCGACATGGTGA
- a CDS encoding ring-1,2-phenylacetyl-CoA epoxidase subunit PaaB (product_source=KO:K02610; cog=COG3460; ko=KO:K02610; pfam=PF06243; tigrfam=TIGR02157), with the protein MSTPSGTGENGRDATGEVERPSTAWPLFEVFVRGKRGLNHVHVGSLHAADEEMALHNARNLYTRRNEGVSIWVVRAADITASSPDEKDPFFAPNGDKVYRHPTFYEIPDDVPHI; encoded by the coding sequence ATGAGCACACCATCCGGAACCGGCGAGAACGGCCGGGACGCGACGGGCGAGGTGGAACGGCCCAGCACGGCATGGCCGTTGTTCGAGGTCTTCGTCAGGGGAAAGCGGGGGCTCAACCACGTGCACGTGGGCTCGCTGCACGCCGCCGACGAGGAGATGGCGCTGCACAACGCGCGCAACCTCTACACCCGGCGCAACGAGGGCGTGAGCATCTGGGTGGTGCGTGCGGCCGACATCACCGCCTCCAGCCCGGACGAGAAGGACCCGTTCTTCGCACCGAACGGGGACAAGGTCTATCGGCACCCCACGTTCTACGAGATCCCCGACGATGTCCCACATATTTAG
- a CDS encoding ring-1,2-phenylacetyl-CoA epoxidase subunit PaaA (product_source=KO:K02609; cog=COG3396; ko=KO:K02609; pfam=PF05138; superfamily=47240; tigrfam=TIGR02156), translating to MSTDEATITDEERLYERFEATVEHDQRVEPRDWMPEGYRKTLVRQIAQHAHSEIIGMQPEGNWLTRAPSLRRKAILLAKVQDEAGHGLYLYSAAETLGVERSDLTEKLVARRQKYSSIFNYPALTFADIGVIGWLVDGAAIVNQVPLCRCSYGPYARAMIRICKEESFHQRQGYELLLTMMNGSERQRRDVRDAVDRWWWPSLMMFGPPDGDSPNTQQSMAWGIKRHTNDQLRQKFVDMTVPQADALGVTLPDAGLSYNAEREHYDFSEPDWEEFHRVLAGEGPCNTQRVERRRAAHEGGSWVREAAAAHAAKQAERGRAAV from the coding sequence GTGAGCACCGATGAAGCCACGATCACCGACGAGGAGCGGTTATACGAGCGGTTCGAGGCGACCGTCGAGCACGACCAGCGCGTCGAGCCGAGGGACTGGATGCCCGAGGGCTACCGCAAGACTTTGGTGCGCCAGATCGCCCAGCACGCGCACTCCGAGATCATCGGAATGCAGCCGGAGGGCAACTGGCTGACCCGCGCTCCGAGCCTGCGCCGCAAGGCGATCCTGCTCGCCAAGGTGCAGGACGAAGCCGGGCACGGGCTCTACCTGTACTCGGCGGCCGAGACGCTCGGCGTCGAGCGCTCCGACCTGACCGAGAAACTCGTCGCACGACGCCAGAAGTACTCCTCCATCTTCAACTACCCGGCGCTGACCTTCGCCGACATCGGGGTGATCGGTTGGCTGGTGGACGGAGCCGCGATCGTGAACCAGGTGCCGCTGTGCCGGTGCTCCTACGGGCCCTACGCCCGGGCGATGATCCGCATCTGCAAGGAGGAGTCCTTCCACCAGCGGCAGGGCTACGAACTGCTGCTGACCATGATGAACGGTTCCGAGCGGCAGCGGCGGGACGTGCGGGACGCCGTCGACCGCTGGTGGTGGCCCTCGCTGATGATGTTCGGGCCGCCGGACGGGGACTCGCCCAACACCCAGCAGTCGATGGCCTGGGGAATCAAGCGGCACACCAACGACCAGCTGCGGCAGAAGTTCGTGGACATGACCGTGCCGCAGGCGGATGCGCTGGGAGTAACTCTGCCCGACGCCGGGCTGAGCTACAACGCCGAGCGCGAGCACTACGACTTCTCCGAACCGGACTGGGAGGAGTTCCACCGGGTGTTGGCGGGCGAGGGGCCGTGCAACACGCAGCGCGTCGAACGGCGGCGCGCCGCGCACGAGGGCGGCTCCTGGGTACGCGAGGCAGCGGCGGCGCACGCGGCGAAGCAGGCGGAACGCGGGAGGGCCGCGGTATGA
- a CDS encoding oxepin-CoA hydrolase/3-oxo-5,6-dehydrosuberyl-CoA semialdehyde dehydrogenase (product_source=KO:K02618; cath_funfam=3.10.129.10,3.40.309.10,3.40.605.10; cog=COG1012,COG2030; ko=KO:K02618; pfam=PF00171,PF01575; superfamily=53720,54637; tigrfam=TIGR02278), giving the protein MEPLRSYLAGRWQRPDAAGTPLHDAATGQEVTRISTSGLDPAAALAYGRESVGPALRELTFHQRAALLKTLASHLREHRHELYSLSARTGATKGDSKFDIDGGIGVLFSYSSKGRREMPDDTVYVEGATEPLSKQGTFLGQHIATPLRGVAVQINAFNFPVWGPLEKLAPAFVAGMPTLIKPAPQTAYLTHRLVELIVESGILPEGSVQLLCGDPGDLLDHLTEQDTLSFTGSAATARRLRAHENVVRCGVRFNAEADSLNCSILGPDATPESPEFQLFVRELVTEMTVKAGQKCTAVRRAFVPAELADEVTEAVRRRLADIRVGDPSSGEVDMGALADPEQREEVRRSLKALLESCRLVHGDPNTPFELVDADYEQGAFVPPMLLRCDDPELPQPHEVEAFGPVSTIMPYRDAEHAVELARRGHGSLVGSVVSADPDFVRTVVTGAASQHGRMLVLNRHDSAESTGHGSPLPQLAHGGPGRAGGGEEMAGLRGVLHHMQRTAVQADPDTLTSLTRQWMPGSARETTAVHPFRKHLERLRVGDSVVGGPRTVTREDVRRFAEFTGDEFYAHTDEEAAAANPFFGGLVAHGYLVVSFAAGLFVAPESGPVLANYGLENLRFLTPTYPGDEITVTLTAKRITPRHNADYGEVRWDADVTNQDGESVAKYDVLTLVAKENPPE; this is encoded by the coding sequence ATGGAGCCATTGCGCAGCTACCTCGCGGGACGGTGGCAGCGACCCGACGCGGCCGGAACGCCGTTGCACGACGCCGCGACCGGGCAGGAGGTCACGCGGATCTCCACCTCCGGGCTGGACCCCGCCGCCGCGCTCGCCTACGGCAGGGAGAGCGTCGGTCCCGCGTTGCGCGAGCTCACCTTCCACCAGCGGGCCGCGCTGCTCAAAACTCTGGCCTCGCACCTGCGCGAACACCGCCACGAGCTCTACTCGCTCTCGGCCCGGACCGGCGCCACCAAGGGCGACTCCAAGTTCGACATCGACGGCGGCATCGGCGTGCTGTTCAGCTACTCCAGCAAGGGCAGGCGCGAGATGCCCGACGACACCGTCTACGTGGAAGGTGCCACGGAACCGCTGAGCAAGCAGGGGACCTTCCTCGGTCAGCACATCGCCACCCCGCTGCGAGGGGTGGCGGTGCAGATCAACGCGTTCAACTTCCCGGTCTGGGGACCGCTGGAGAAGCTCGCCCCCGCGTTCGTCGCCGGGATGCCGACCCTGATCAAACCAGCTCCGCAGACCGCCTACCTGACACACCGCCTGGTGGAGCTGATCGTCGAGTCCGGCATCCTGCCGGAGGGATCGGTCCAGCTGTTGTGCGGCGATCCCGGCGATCTGCTCGACCACCTGACGGAGCAGGACACGCTCTCGTTCACCGGCTCGGCCGCCACGGCACGGCGCCTCCGCGCGCACGAGAACGTGGTTCGGTGCGGCGTGCGGTTCAACGCCGAGGCCGACTCGCTGAACTGCTCGATCCTCGGGCCGGACGCCACCCCGGAGAGCCCGGAGTTCCAGCTGTTCGTGCGCGAGCTGGTCACCGAGATGACCGTCAAGGCGGGCCAGAAGTGCACCGCCGTTCGCAGGGCGTTCGTCCCGGCGGAGCTCGCCGACGAGGTGACCGAGGCCGTCCGGCGGCGACTCGCCGACATCAGGGTCGGCGACCCCTCCTCCGGCGAGGTCGACATGGGGGCGCTGGCGGATCCGGAACAGCGCGAGGAGGTCCGCCGCTCGCTGAAGGCGTTGTTGGAGTCGTGCCGACTGGTGCACGGGGACCCGAACACGCCGTTCGAACTCGTCGACGCCGACTACGAGCAGGGCGCCTTCGTGCCGCCCATGCTGCTGCGCTGCGACGATCCGGAGCTGCCGCAGCCGCACGAGGTGGAGGCGTTCGGCCCGGTGAGCACGATCATGCCCTACCGCGACGCCGAGCACGCCGTGGAGCTGGCACGTCGTGGCCACGGCAGCCTGGTCGGTTCGGTCGTCTCCGCAGACCCCGACTTCGTCCGCACCGTCGTGACCGGTGCCGCCTCCCAGCACGGTCGCATGCTCGTGCTCAACCGCCACGATTCCGCGGAGTCCACCGGTCACGGTTCACCGCTGCCGCAGCTGGCGCACGGCGGTCCCGGCCGGGCCGGTGGTGGCGAGGAGATGGCCGGGTTGCGCGGCGTGCTGCACCACATGCAGCGCACCGCCGTGCAGGCGGACCCGGACACCCTCACCTCGCTGACCCGGCAGTGGATGCCGGGCAGCGCCCGCGAGACCACGGCGGTTCACCCGTTCCGCAAGCACCTGGAGCGGTTGCGCGTCGGGGACAGCGTGGTCGGCGGCCCCCGCACCGTCACCCGGGAGGACGTGCGGCGCTTCGCCGAGTTCACCGGGGACGAGTTCTACGCGCACACCGACGAGGAGGCGGCCGCCGCCAACCCGTTCTTCGGAGGGCTGGTGGCGCACGGTTACCTCGTCGTCTCGTTCGCCGCGGGGTTGTTCGTCGCTCCCGAGTCCGGGCCGGTGCTGGCCAACTACGGCCTGGAGAACCTGCGCTTCCTGACTCCCACCTATCCGGGCGACGAGATCACGGTCACGCTGACCGCCAAGCGCATCACACCCCGGCACAACGCCGACTACGGCGAGGTGCGCTGGGACGCGGACGTGACCAACCAGGACGGTGAGTCCGTCGCCAAGTACGACGTCCTCACGCTCGTGGCGAAGGAGAACCCACCGGAATGA
- a CDS encoding acyl-CoA thioesterase (product_source=KO:K02614; cath_funfam=3.10.129.10; cog=COG2050; ko=KO:K02614; pfam=PF03061; superfamily=54637; tigrfam=TIGR02286), with protein MDAEHPPIAAPTAAMFDEDHASKALGIELLEASEGHAHVRMRVTPEMVNGHAIAHGGYVFLLADTAFACACNSHGPVTVAAGAQITFLAPAHEGELLHARAVERHTRGRSGIYDTTVFRDDADGETIAEFRGHSRSIKS; from the coding sequence TTGGACGCCGAGCACCCGCCGATAGCCGCTCCCACAGCGGCCATGTTCGACGAGGACCACGCCTCGAAAGCGCTCGGCATAGAGCTGCTCGAAGCCTCGGAGGGGCACGCGCACGTGCGGATGCGCGTGACCCCGGAAATGGTCAACGGGCACGCCATCGCCCACGGCGGTTACGTGTTCCTGCTGGCGGACACGGCCTTCGCCTGTGCCTGCAACAGCCACGGGCCGGTCACCGTCGCCGCTGGCGCGCAGATCACGTTCCTGGCTCCCGCGCACGAGGGGGAGCTGCTGCACGCCAGGGCGGTCGAACGCCACACCAGAGGACGCAGCGGCATCTACGACACCACGGTGTTCCGCGACGACGCCGACGGGGAAACCATCGCCGAGTTCCGCGGGCACAGCCGCAGCATCAAGAGTTGA
- a CDS encoding phenylacetate-CoA ligase (product_source=KO:K01912; cath_funfam=3.30.300.30,3.40.50.980; cog=COG1541; ko=KO:K01912; pfam=PF00501,PF14535; superfamily=56801; tigrfam=TIGR02155) yields the protein MKGSTTMTELAAHTEPAPSGTPPHGTSAAEPDAAEHASRAELAELQLRRLRETLRHAYENVPCYRRKFDEAGVRPEDCETLADLAKFPTTTKNDLRENYPFGMFAVRQDQLRRVHASSGTTGTPTVVGYTQRDLDTWAEVVARSIRAAGGRPGQKVHVAYGYGLFTGGLGAHYGAERLGCTVIPASGGMTERQVKLIHDLEPEIIMITPSYMLTLLDEFRRQGLDPRRSSLRIGIFGAEPWTAEMRREIEEAAGIDAVDIYGLSEVMGPGVANECVTTKDGPHIWEDHFYPEIIDPVTEEPLPDGEHGELAFTSLTKEAMPVIRYRTRDLTRLLPGTARPGMRRMEKITGRSDDMIILRGVNVFPSQIEELVLRQDGLSPHFQLELTRQGRLDELRVRIEADETTTDAQRSEAPGALTAAIKDAIGVSAGVEIVEPDTLPRSVGKLRRIVDLRES from the coding sequence TTGAAGGGATCCACGACCATGACCGAACTCGCCGCGCACACCGAACCGGCACCCTCCGGCACCCCACCGCACGGCACCTCGGCGGCCGAACCGGACGCCGCGGAACACGCGAGCCGCGCCGAGCTGGCCGAACTGCAACTGCGACGGCTCCGCGAAACCCTGCGGCACGCCTACGAGAACGTGCCCTGCTACCGGAGGAAGTTCGACGAGGCCGGGGTGCGGCCCGAGGACTGCGAGACCCTCGCCGACCTGGCGAAGTTCCCCACCACCACCAAGAACGACCTGCGGGAGAACTACCCGTTCGGCATGTTCGCGGTCAGGCAGGACCAGCTGCGGCGGGTGCACGCCTCCAGCGGCACCACCGGTACCCCCACCGTGGTCGGCTACACCCAGCGGGACCTGGACACCTGGGCCGAGGTGGTCGCGCGATCCATCCGGGCGGCGGGCGGACGCCCCGGCCAGAAGGTGCACGTGGCCTACGGCTACGGGCTGTTCACCGGCGGACTCGGCGCGCACTACGGCGCCGAACGGCTCGGCTGCACCGTGATCCCCGCTTCCGGGGGGATGACCGAGCGACAGGTGAAGCTCATCCACGACCTCGAACCCGAGATCATCATGATCACGCCCTCCTACATGCTCACGCTGCTCGACGAGTTCCGCAGGCAGGGCCTCGACCCCAGGAGGAGCTCACTGCGGATCGGCATCTTCGGCGCCGAACCCTGGACGGCCGAGATGCGCCGCGAGATCGAGGAAGCTGCCGGGATCGACGCGGTGGACATCTACGGACTCTCCGAGGTGATGGGCCCCGGCGTGGCGAACGAGTGCGTGACCACCAAGGACGGCCCGCACATCTGGGAGGACCACTTCTACCCGGAGATCATCGACCCGGTCACCGAGGAGCCGCTGCCCGACGGCGAGCACGGCGAACTGGCGTTCACCTCGCTGACCAAGGAGGCCATGCCGGTGATCCGGTACCGCACCCGGGACCTGACCAGGCTGCTGCCCGGCACCGCACGACCGGGGATGCGCAGGATGGAGAAGATCACCGGACGCAGCGACGACATGATCATCCTGCGCGGCGTGAACGTCTTCCCCAGCCAGATCGAGGAACTCGTGCTGCGGCAGGACGGCCTCTCGCCGCACTTCCAGCTCGAACTCACCCGACAGGGACGACTCGACGAGCTGCGCGTCCGCATCGAGGCGGACGAGACCACCACCGACGCACAGCGTTCGGAGGCGCCGGGCGCGCTGACCGCGGCGATCAAGGACGCGATAGGGGTGAGCGCTGGCGTGGAGATCGTCGAGCCCGACACGCTGCCGCGTTCGGTCGGCAAACTGCGCCGGATCGTCGATCTGCGCGAGAGCTGA
- a CDS encoding AcrR family transcriptional regulator (product_source=COG1309; cath_funfam=1.10.10.60,1.10.8.60; cog=COG1309; pfam=PF00440; superfamily=46689,48498) has translation MAGAATNNGAGRGRPGYDLDSLLRTAVKVFHERGYDGTSMEDLAKRLGITKSAIYYHVSSKQELLRMSVDRALDALFAVLDEPESLEGPAIDRLHHVVRRSVEVLVDELPFVTLLLRVRGNSKVERQALARRREFDHLVGELVAEAERAGSLRLDLDPALTSRLLFGMVNSVIEWYRPRQGLTKEEIAEAVTTIAFEGLKR, from the coding sequence ATGGCGGGTGCGGCTACGAACAACGGTGCGGGGCGGGGCAGACCGGGCTACGACCTCGATTCGCTGCTGCGCACCGCCGTCAAGGTCTTCCACGAGCGCGGCTACGACGGCACGAGCATGGAGGACCTGGCCAAACGGCTCGGCATCACCAAATCGGCCATCTACTACCACGTCTCCAGCAAGCAGGAACTGCTGCGGATGAGCGTGGACCGGGCGCTGGACGCGCTGTTCGCGGTGCTGGACGAGCCCGAGTCGCTGGAAGGGCCCGCCATCGACCGGCTGCACCACGTGGTGCGGCGCAGCGTCGAGGTGCTGGTCGACGAGCTGCCGTTCGTAACCCTGCTGCTGCGGGTGCGCGGCAACAGCAAGGTGGAACGCCAGGCACTCGCCCGACGTCGGGAGTTCGACCACCTGGTGGGCGAGCTCGTCGCCGAGGCGGAACGGGCGGGCAGCCTGCGGCTGGATCTGGACCCGGCACTGACCAGCAGGCTGCTGTTCGGGATGGTGAACTCGGTGATCGAGTGGTACCGCCCCAGGCAGGGGCTTACCAAGGAGGAGATCGCCGAGGCCGTGACCACGATCGCCTTCGAGGGGCTGAAGCGATGA